One genomic window of Halorhabdus sp. CBA1104 includes the following:
- a CDS encoding Hsp20/alpha crystallin family protein — MRDLRKFTESIGENVLENVGRAVGRAQEHTPLPVDLLESEDAYLAVFDAPGAVGSDVQVRLEDRRVEVRIDRFRDPREHFEMRFPGRGLTLDGHVTLPVEASVDGDAASATLQENGTLHVHVPKREGGTAVDVEAEHEAGDGDTDETVGSEQAAHDDGRTDGE, encoded by the coding sequence ATGCGAGACCTCCGTAAGTTCACCGAGTCCATCGGCGAGAACGTCCTGGAGAACGTCGGTCGCGCCGTCGGCCGCGCCCAAGAACACACCCCACTGCCGGTCGATTTGCTCGAGAGCGAGGACGCGTACCTGGCAGTGTTCGACGCGCCGGGTGCAGTCGGCAGCGACGTGCAGGTACGTCTCGAAGACCGGCGCGTCGAGGTCCGGATCGATCGCTTTCGGGACCCACGAGAGCACTTCGAGATGCGATTCCCCGGTCGCGGGTTGACACTCGACGGCCACGTAACGCTGCCTGTCGAGGCCAGTGTCGACGGCGACGCCGCCAGTGCGACTCTCCAAGAGAACGGGACGTTACACGTTCACGTCCCCAAGCGAGAGGGCGGAACGGCGGTCGATGTCGAGGCCGAGCACGAGGCTGGGGACGGCGACACGGACGAGACCGTCGGATCCGAGCAAGCAGCTCACGACGACGGACGGACCGACGGCGAGTGA
- a CDS encoding CoA pyrophosphatase → MNLRPVADHDPTTVTHEREAAVLAGVIDRPTGPHLLFTKRADHLEDHPGQMSFPGGGREPFDTDLEATALRESNEEVGLEPTHASIVGRLDDIRTVSAYAIRPFVARIPDWEYDPHDAEVAEIAVLPVPKLLDVDNYDTECRDHPTEGAVRLHYFHVEGYTVWGATARMLVQLLELATDWECPPGPDCQTRTNPPV, encoded by the coding sequence ATGAACCTTCGGCCGGTCGCCGATCACGATCCAACCACTGTGACCCACGAACGGGAAGCGGCGGTGCTCGCTGGTGTGATCGACCGGCCGACCGGCCCCCACCTGTTGTTTACCAAACGAGCCGACCATCTCGAAGACCACCCTGGCCAGATGAGCTTTCCCGGTGGCGGACGCGAACCGTTCGACACGGATCTCGAAGCGACAGCCCTGCGAGAATCGAACGAAGAGGTTGGACTCGAACCGACCCACGCGTCCATCGTCGGCCGACTCGACGACATTCGGACGGTCAGTGCCTACGCGATCCGGCCGTTCGTCGCTCGGATCCCGGACTGGGAATACGATCCTCACGACGCTGAAGTAGCCGAAATCGCCGTCCTGCCCGTCCCCAAGCTACTCGACGTTGACAACTACGACACGGAGTGTCGCGACCATCCCACCGAGGGGGCGGTCCGCCTCCATTACTTCCACGTCGAGGGCTACACCGTCTGGGGGGCGACCGCCCGCATGCTCGTCCAGTTGCTCGAACTGGCGACCGACTGGGAGTGTCCACCCGGCCCCGACTGTCAGACCCGGACGAATCCGCCTGTTTGA
- a CDS encoding glycosyl transferase family 2: MEYVQQRIATLHDFDSAAPSAPTDRAAVVVPMTGRDHASLAAERVLSTLETVAPGEVIVPLRASSEELADVSAWLSSFDLPLEVLWCSAPAVETTLDQAGLAGPTGKGRDVWLALGLAAARAEYVVVHDADAESYARTHVPRLLFPLANGFAFSKGYYARVENDRLYGRLFRLLYAPLVETLAGAHDAPICAYLGAFRYALAGEFAATADLATRLSPPRGWGLEVSTLGDAFAAVGFDGTAQVDLGRHEHDHRAVGGPSGLGEMASEVADALLTAVQAHGLTPDYETLPDRYRETARSFIERYAADAAFNDLTYDREGERTQVRTYADAIEPPSAEQLPAWRDAPLDPEQIATVAREARAEHVP; this comes from the coding sequence ATGGAGTACGTTCAACAGCGGATCGCGACCCTCCACGATTTCGACTCGGCGGCCCCGTCGGCCCCGACCGACCGGGCGGCGGTCGTCGTCCCGATGACCGGTCGCGACCACGCCAGCCTGGCCGCCGAACGCGTTCTCTCGACGCTTGAAACCGTTGCCCCCGGTGAGGTCATTGTTCCGCTACGAGCCAGTAGTGAGGAACTCGCCGACGTCAGCGCGTGGCTGTCGTCGTTCGACCTGCCCCTGGAAGTCCTGTGGTGTTCGGCCCCCGCAGTCGAAACGACACTCGATCAGGCGGGCCTCGCTGGCCCCACCGGGAAAGGTCGTGACGTTTGGCTCGCACTCGGGCTGGCGGCTGCGCGTGCGGAGTACGTCGTTGTCCACGATGCCGACGCCGAGAGCTACGCCCGAACGCACGTCCCGAGACTCCTGTTCCCGCTTGCAAACGGGTTCGCGTTTTCGAAGGGCTACTACGCCCGTGTCGAGAACGATCGCCTCTACGGCCGTCTCTTCCGGCTCCTGTACGCGCCCCTGGTCGAGACGCTCGCTGGCGCTCACGACGCACCGATCTGTGCGTATCTGGGCGCGTTCCGGTACGCCCTGGCCGGCGAGTTCGCCGCGACGGCCGATCTCGCGACCCGCTTGTCCCCGCCGCGCGGTTGGGGCCTCGAAGTCAGTACGCTCGGTGACGCGTTCGCGGCGGTTGGCTTCGACGGCACTGCCCAGGTCGATCTCGGCAGGCACGAACACGATCACCGGGCCGTTGGCGGTCCGTCGGGGCTGGGCGAGATGGCAAGCGAGGTCGCAGACGCGTTGCTCACGGCCGTCCAAGCCCACGGCCTCACTCCCGACTACGAGACGCTTCCCGACCGGTACCGCGAGACCGCCCGGTCGTTCATCGAGCGCTACGCCGCCGATGCCGCGTTCAACGACCTGACGTACGATCGAGAGGGCGAGCGAACGCAGGTCAGGACCTACGCCGATGCGATCGAGCCACCGAGCGCCGAGCAGTTGCCGGCCTGGCGGGACGCACCCCTCGATCCCGAGCAGATCGCCACCGTCGCCCGGGAGGCCCGTGCGGAGCACGTGCCCTGA